The Pontibacter korlensis sequence TTTAACGAGCGGCAAAAGAAAAGTTTTAACAAGTACAGTTACAAAAACATCAGAAGTGCAGCACAAAGGTTGTTCCCTGCCCCAGCTCCGACTCAACCGAGATAGTGCCCTTGTGTAAGCGCATCATCTGGCGCGAGAGGCTTAGTCCTATACCGGAGCCTGCTTTTTTGGTGCTATAAAAAGGAATGAAGATTTTAGCCATAGCCTCTTCTGTCATGCCAGGCCCATTATCTGAAATGTAAATAGACACGCGGCTACGCTCATCAAGGGAGGCCTGCAACACAATTTTCCCGTCGGGCCCCTCCTGCACTGCTTCCGTTGCATTTTTTATTAAATTGATGAGCACCTGCTCTATCATACTCCTATCGGCTATAAGCAGCATTTTCTCGCGTGGTGCTTTTACGATCAACTGCACATGCTGCTTTGCCAACTGCTCCCGAAGCAATAGCTTAACCTCCTGCAGCAACTCTCCTACATCAAACCGGCTCATCTGTGGTACCGATATGGTGGTAAGGTTGCGGAACTCGTTAACAAAGCGAATAAGTCCGTCAGATCGGCGGCTGATAGTTTGCAGGCACTGTCCTACATCCTGCAGCTCCTCACGCAGCAAGGTTATTTCCTCTGCATCTGTGTCTGTGTAGCTATGTATTTCTTCGCAGGCGCTGGCAGAAAGTGAAGAAATTGGTGTTACGGAGTTCATGATCTCATGTGTCAGCACCCGAATAAGCTTGCCCCATGCCTCCATCTCCTTCTCTTCCAGTTCAGGCTGAATATTTTGCAGGGATGCCAGCCGTACCCGATCACCTAAGAGCGAGAGATCTATAACATGCACCGATAGGTTAGCCTGCTCTCCCCGGTGGCGCACAGGCACCAGCATTTTATCGCCTCCTTGTAACTGCTGTAGGCCAAGTGTCAACTCCGGGCTTGTTTGCTGTAGCTCCTGTACCTGCTGCAATTGCCCCACCTGCAGCAACTTCTTGGCAGCATTGTTTAGCAAAAGTATACTTCCATCAGCTTTGTAGGTAATAATACCGATGCCTATGTGCTGCACTATAACCTCGAAATAGTGGAGATGTGCTTCCTTTTCTGCACGTACTTCCCTGAATTTAGCCATCACTTCATTCAGGCGGAGTCCCAGCTGCTTTTGCGTTTTGCCTTCTCCTTCTATATGAAACTGCTCTGTAAAATCATCATACTTGATAGAGTTGAGAAAGCGTAGAAAAAGCCTGTTAGTTCGTTCCATGTAGCGCATCAGGAGCCATACCTGCAGCAGTATGAATAGCGCTAAGCCTATTATGGTAACTCT is a genomic window containing:
- a CDS encoding sensor histidine kinase, yielding MSFRHYKLQLLLRVLLLSLSVFLLAKTEFSNEYRVTIIGLALFILLQVWLLMRYMERTNRLFLRFLNSIKYDDFTEQFHIEGEGKTQKQLGLRLNEVMAKFREVRAEKEAHLHYFEVIVQHIGIGIITYKADGSILLLNNAAKKLLQVGQLQQVQELQQTSPELTLGLQQLQGGDKMLVPVRHRGEQANLSVHVIDLSLLGDRVRLASLQNIQPELEEKEMEAWGKLIRVLTHEIMNSVTPISSLSASACEEIHSYTDTDAEEITLLREELQDVGQCLQTISRRSDGLIRFVNEFRNLTTISVPQMSRFDVGELLQEVKLLLREQLAKQHVQLIVKAPREKMLLIADRSMIEQVLINLIKNATEAVQEGPDGKIVLQASLDERSRVSIYISDNGPGMTEEAMAKIFIPFYSTKKAGSGIGLSLSRQMMRLHKGTISVESELGQGTTFVLHF